A single region of the Candidatus Binatia bacterium genome encodes:
- a CDS encoding glycosyltransferase family 2 protein, with protein sequence MRLSVIVPAHNNGPFLARALKALASSTFRDYEIVVVDDASTDDTPEVAARAGVRVLRLDRNGGPARARNRGAEVATGEFLVFVDADVCVHPDTLGRFDAHFRANPEVVAVMGSYDDTPADPGFVSQFKNLMHHYVHHRSRRDAWTFWAGCGAVRRDVFLRFGGFDENYRRPCIEDIELGNRMAAAGLHIDLDPTIQATHLKRWTLAGLVRTDIRDRGVPWFLLMRHNRHMPADLNVTGTQRASVALVGLLLALLAALSFTLVTGAGFMAGIAALGAASAASALVYLNRDCYRYLARKRGPLFALGAIPMHWLYFLYCGISVALAFAVLAWARLTGRWLVPGPWVEKTRD encoded by the coding sequence ATGCGACTCTCCGTCATCGTGCCCGCCCACAACAACGGGCCCTTCCTCGCGCGGGCTCTGAAGGCACTCGCCTCCTCGACGTTCCGCGACTACGAGATCGTCGTCGTCGACGACGCATCGACCGACGATACCCCCGAGGTCGCCGCACGCGCCGGAGTCCGCGTCCTGCGCCTCGACCGCAACGGCGGACCGGCCCGGGCCCGTAACCGGGGCGCCGAAGTCGCCACCGGCGAGTTCCTCGTCTTCGTCGACGCCGACGTCTGCGTTCATCCCGACACCCTCGGCCGTTTCGACGCCCACTTCCGCGCCAACCCCGAGGTCGTCGCCGTCATGGGCTCCTACGACGATACACCCGCCGACCCCGGGTTCGTCTCGCAGTTCAAGAATCTGATGCACCATTACGTTCACCACCGGAGCCGCCGCGACGCCTGGACGTTCTGGGCCGGCTGCGGCGCTGTGCGCCGCGACGTCTTCCTGCGCTTCGGCGGCTTCGACGAAAACTACCGTCGGCCTTGCATCGAGGACATCGAACTCGGCAACCGCATGGCCGCCGCAGGCCTGCACATCGATCTCGACCCCACCATCCAGGCTACGCATCTCAAGCGCTGGACCCTCGCGGGCCTCGTGCGCACCGACATCCGCGACCGTGGCGTACCGTGGTTCCTGCTGATGCGCCATAACCGCCACATGCCCGCCGACCTCAACGTCACCGGAACCCAGCGCGCCAGCGTCGCTCTGGTCGGCCTCCTGCTCGCCCTGCTCGCCGCACTGAGCTTCACCCTCGTCACCGGCGCGGGATTCATGGCCGGGATCGCGGCGCTCGGCGCCGCCTCCGCCGCAAGCGCTCTCGTGTACCTTAACCGGGACTGCTACCGCTACCTGGCCAGAAAACGCGGCCCACTCTTCGCCCTGGGAGCCATTCCCATGCACTGGCTCTACTTCCTCTACTGCGGCATTTCGGTCGCCCTCGCCTTCGCCGTCCTCGCCTGGGCCCGCCTGACCGGCCGGTGGCTGGTGCCCGGGCCGTGGGTGGAGAAGACACGGGATTAG
- a CDS encoding glycosyltransferase family 4 protein: MRIAIDGTCWLNRRGYGRFARELVRELVSQAPDIVWTLAIDFDPSDAPPLPGGVRVQAVTTGTPAARAAAASGRRGVADMLAVSRALSAGGHDLVFFPSAYTYVPVFGRSRVAVVIHDVIAERLPEHVFPSRRAAWFWHAKLWAARHQADLVMTVSEASRMAIAGRFGIPPERIVVVPEGPGPEFQPLDPAPEILRRYELLGRAFVLYVGGISPHKNLVNLVDAFADVRAATAPPHPTLVLVGDYRDDVFHSAYAEVKRRAAARGVADDVRFTGYVPDAELAHLYNAATALVLPSLLEGFGLPVVEAMACGTPVVVSNRGALPEVVGNAGVVCDPDLPGALAAALRRVLEDGALRARLRTDGLARVAGFSWERAARIALDAFRRTVRG, translated from the coding sequence ATGCGCATCGCCATCGACGGTACCTGCTGGCTGAACCGTCGCGGCTACGGTCGCTTTGCGCGCGAGCTCGTCCGCGAGCTGGTCTCACAGGCGCCCGACATCGTCTGGACGCTGGCGATCGACTTCGACCCCTCCGATGCGCCGCCGCTGCCCGGCGGCGTGCGGGTGCAGGCGGTGACGACGGGTACACCCGCCGCCCGGGCGGCAGCCGCAAGCGGAAGGCGCGGCGTCGCCGACATGTTGGCCGTCAGCCGCGCCCTGTCCGCCGGCGGCCACGATCTCGTCTTCTTCCCTTCCGCTTACACGTACGTGCCGGTCTTCGGCCGCAGCCGGGTTGCGGTCGTCATTCACGACGTGATCGCCGAACGGCTGCCGGAACACGTATTCCCGTCGCGGCGGGCGGCCTGGTTCTGGCACGCCAAGCTGTGGGCGGCCCGCCACCAGGCCGACCTCGTCATGACGGTCTCCGAAGCCTCCCGGATGGCTATTGCCGGTCGTTTCGGCATTCCGCCGGAACGCATCGTCGTCGTGCCGGAGGGACCGGGGCCCGAGTTTCAGCCACTCGATCCGGCGCCGGAAATCCTGCGGCGATACGAGTTGCTCGGGCGTGCGTTTGTCCTCTATGTTGGCGGCATAAGTCCGCACAAGAATCTGGTGAACCTCGTGGATGCCTTCGCCGACGTGCGCGCCGCAACCGCACCTCCACACCCGACGCTGGTCCTCGTCGGCGACTACCGCGACGACGTCTTCCATTCCGCTTACGCCGAGGTCAAACGGCGCGCCGCGGCGCGCGGCGTCGCCGACGATGTTCGCTTCACCGGCTACGTTCCCGACGCCGAGTTGGCCCACCTGTACAACGCCGCCACGGCACTCGTGCTGCCGTCGCTGCTCGAAGGGTTCGGACTGCCCGTGGTAGAGGCCATGGCCTGCGGCACGCCGGTGGTGGTCAGTAATCGCGGCGCCCTGCCCGAGGTCGTCGGTAACGCGGGAGTGGTCTGCGACCCGGACCTGCCCGGTGCCCTTGCCGCCGCCCTCCGGAGAGTTCTCGAAGACGGCGCGCTGCGCGCGCGGTTGCGCACCGACGGACTGGCGCGCGTGGCCGGCTTCTCGTGGGAACGGGCGGCGCGCATCGCCCTCGACGCTTTCCGCCGCACGGTCCGCGGGTAA
- a CDS encoding sulfotransferase produces the protein MNPDEIVLVSGLPRSGTSMMMQILAAGGIPVLTDNLRMADADNPRGYYEFEPVKNIERDASWLNDARGKAVKLVSALLRFVPGEYPCRVIFMRRDLDEVLASQRQMLLRRRESTSRDDTSMAELFRRHLRHLEAWLQAQPHLRALWVDYNSLVAHPEDELTRINTFLDGRLDLDAAREVVDRNLHRHRQQ, from the coding sequence ATGAACCCCGATGAGATCGTCCTCGTCTCCGGACTGCCACGGTCCGGCACGTCCATGATGATGCAGATCCTCGCGGCCGGCGGGATCCCGGTCCTCACCGACAACCTGCGGATGGCGGACGCCGACAACCCCAGAGGCTACTACGAGTTCGAACCGGTCAAGAACATCGAACGCGACGCCTCGTGGCTGAACGACGCGCGCGGCAAGGCCGTCAAACTCGTCTCGGCACTGCTACGCTTCGTCCCCGGCGAATACCCCTGCCGCGTCATCTTCATGCGGCGCGACCTGGACGAAGTCCTCGCCTCGCAGCGCCAGATGCTCCTGCGGCGCCGCGAATCGACCAGCCGCGACGATACATCGATGGCCGAACTGTTCCGTCGACATCTGCGCCACCTCGAGGCGTGGCTGCAAGCTCAACCCCATCTTCGCGCCCTCTGGGTCGACTACAACTCCCTCGTCGCACACCCCGAGGACGAGCTGACACGCATCAACACCTTCCTCGACGGTCGGCTCGACCTCGACGCCGCCCGCGAGGTTGTCGATCGGAACTTGCACCGGCACCGGCAACAGTGA